CTACCGGTTTTTCCATTCTAGGTTACTACGCTCAACCAAACAACCGTCAACTATTCGGTTGGGTACTCGTAGCTAAAGATCTCTCAAGCAACAACACTTTGAAACCGCCTGTAGATTACACCCTCGTCGGAAACACCGAGTCACTCATGATCAAACAAGACGGACCTGGCTATTTCTGGCAGCCAGTGGCGCCTGATGGATACCAAGCCGTTGGTCTTATAGTCACAAACTCCTCGCAAAAGCCTCCTCTAGACAAAGTCCGTTGTGTTCGGTCCGACTTAACCGAACAATGTGAAGCTGATACATCGATATGGGAATCAAACGGAGTCAAAGTATCAACCCTTAGACCAACCATTAGAGGAACACAAGCTACAGGGGTCTGCGTAGGTACATTCACATGGCAACCTCAAAACACATCTCCTCCATCTTTATCTTGCTTGAAGAACAAGAAACTAGATTTCTCTACAATGCCTAATGGCTCCCAGACCGGAGTCTTGTCCAACACGTATTCTCCATTGATCTATCTCCACCCAGACGAAGAATATCTACCTTCCTCAGTTAACTGGTACTTCAGCAACGGTGCCTTGCTTTACAAGCGAGGCGAAGAATCAAACCCTAACCCCATCGAACCTAACGGTGCGAATCTTCCACAAGGCGGAGCTAACGACGGATCGTACTGGCTAGACCTTCCTATAGACAAAAAGGGTAAAGAGAGAGTGAAGAAAGGTGACTTGCAGAGCACGCAAGCGTATCTACACATCAAACCAATGCTCGGAGCAACGTTCACAGACATAGCCATATGGGTATTCTACCCTTTCAACGGCCCAGCACGAGCCAAGGTCAAACTCATAACCTTGCCGCTGTGGAGAATCGGTGAGCACATCGGAGACTGGGAACACGTGACGTTAAGGATAAGCAACTTCAACGGAGAGCTATGGAGAGTGTTCTTATCGCAGCACAGCGGAGGAGAATGGATCGACGCTTGTGATTTAGAGTTTCAAGAAGGTGGAGGAAGCAACAAGCCTGTTGCGTACGCGTCGCTTCATGGACACGCTATGTATCCGAAGCCTGGACTTGTGTTGCAAGGTAACGATGGGGTTGGGATAAGGAACGATACGGCGAAGAGCAAGAAGGTGTTTGATACGGGGTTAGGGTACGAGGTGATTGCCGCGGAGTCTGGTGGAGAAGGCGGAGGAGTGGTGGAGCCGCCGTGGGTGAATTATTTTAGGAAGTGGGGACCTAAAATTGATTATAGCGTTGAAGATGATGTTAAGAGGATTGAAAGGTTTTTGTTTGGGGCTTTGAAAAGGGCTTTTGTTAACTTGGTGAAGAAGATTCCTGATGAAGTGTATGGTGAAGATGGACCTACTGGACCTAAACTTAAAGGAAACTGGGCTGGTGATGAAAAATGATGTATATTTATTTACTTTTTCTTTAAAGTGTTTGGTTGATTCTTTGTTATTTATCACATTCATTGTATTTTTTATGTAAAATAATTTATATACCTCTTTGTTTGGTTGATTTTTTTTTCTTTTTTATGAAACTCTGGTTGATTTACTTTTTTTTTTCTTTAAACACAACTCCGGTTGATTTACTTAGACCAAGAATATTGGCAATTTAAAACAGATGTGTGTATCGCATGACACTCTCTTTTTGTCACTATTTTTGTCTACTTGTGCTCTTTCAAATCCATGTAAATCGAAAAACTAATCATTCACATAGAAATGTTAAATACTACTCTCTCCGTTTTACAAAGAATGTCATTTCGACATTTTTCACACAAAAATGATTGAAATTCATTTAACATTTTATTAATTACATATATTTAACTAATAGTATTTGAGATAAATGAAATTATTCATAAAATCATTGCATTTAAAATTAATAATAAGCTGAAAGTTGCATTGAAATTCTAAAATGACACTTTTTGTAACAAGAAAAATTGTTAAAATGACACTCAATATGAAACAGAGGGAGGGGTAGTATACAAATATAAAATATTTTAAGAATTATCATACATAAATAAAATTCTTAATTATTAGAACGTCTTATTAAAATTCGGACAATTCTCTCAAATAACTATTTTTAAGTTTTTGTCACAAAATATCCCTCAAAAAAAGAAAATGGCCAAAATTGCATTTTTTATTTTGAAATTTTTAATATTTAATATTTATTTTTTTTAATTTGAAACTCTATCCCCAAAACTCTACCCCATTAACTCTAAACTCTAAGTCTAGATTAGTTAATCATAGGGTAAAAATGTATTTTTACCATTTAATAAAACTTATTTTGGTCATTTTTTTCATTGAAAACTATTTTTGTGACAAAAACTAAAAAAAAAAAACTATCCTAGAGAATTTTTCTTCAAATTCTTACCAAATTATTTAAAACTCCCAAAACTTTAGGACCATTTATAAACAAACAATAATTCATTTCTGCTCATAACATCTGCACCATTTCTACATGTTATTTATAGAATCTGTCATAGGCATATGCAAGTGAAACATTAGCAGGAAACTCTTAAATTTTTTTAAATTAATATACATAAATACATACTTTCAAATTACTTAAAACAAAGTTTTATTAAAAAAATTAGTAAATTTTTTATACTCAGAATCTCAAAACCGACTGCTTGTTCATTTGTAATCAAAACATGTAAAGATGACACTAATTATGCATACAATTTGCTTTGATGTTATAAGAGTTTCTTTGTTTGCAACTTGCAAGTCTGTTACCTGGCTAGAGATACACACCCACATGGCTCACATGCACGTCCACATAGACAAGGCCCAAAAGAGGAAACTAGTGTCTACAGCCCATTAAGGTTAGCGATTCTTATCTTCACCGACTCACCCACCAGCTATATAACAATGTTATTTAATTTGACTCGGCTCCCAATAAATTATCGTCGCGATAATAAACGAAAAAAAAGCTAAAACCGAAGAAAATGGGAGTGGTAGTGATCGATGGATCAACGGTACGGTCGTTCGTGGAGGACGAGGAGCAGTTCAAGAAGACCATAGACGAGGGGTTCGCAGCTCTGGATCTAAACAACGACGGCGTTTTATCGCGATCCGAGCTACGGAAGACGTTCGAATCGATGAGGCTTTTGGAATCGCACTTCGGCGTCGATGTGGTGACTCCTCAGGAGGAGCTGACGAGTCTGTACGACTCGATCTTCGAGAAGTTCGATACGGATCAGAGCGGTTCCGTGGATCGGGAGGAGTTTAGATCGGAGATGAAGAAGATCGTGCTAGCGATCGCCGATGGACTTGGATCGTGTCCGATTACGATGGCGTTAGATGACGATGATGATAATTTGCTGAAGAAAGCGGCGGATCTGGAAGCTTCGAAGCTCGAGAAGAAGGCTTCGTGATGAACGATGATTAAATGGATGATCTAGGGATCCTTTAAAGTGTTCTTCGTCTTCGTTGTTGCTTACGTAGTGTTGTGATGTAAGCGAATATGAATAACAAAAGCCTTTGAGTTTGTGAATTTGAATTATTGAACTCTTATATGAGAGATTAGAGAAGGGAAGATGAATTTAACGAACTGGGACAAAAAATATTCGAATCTAACCACCCGGCCAAAGCGACGTACTGTTAAAATGTAACTTTCTCTCAGAGGAAGTTTGGAAAGGTTTAACACATAATCTACTATCTCAAATTCTGCACCTCCTTTTCGAGCAAAACAGAGACAAGACTGAAACATTTCTTGTGAGATATGTGTTTCAAGCTACTTTATATGCCTTATGGAAGGAACGTAACCAGAGTAAACATGGAGAAACACCGAAGACACCGGGACAACTAATCCAATTGGTGGACAAAAATGTGGGTATTAGACTCTCTTCCATCCGTAACCAGGCATATACGTGTGGCCTAGCTTTCTGGTTTGGAACACGATAGCTTCTTAAAAGCTTAGTTTTGATCTTACTAAAAAATCATCAGGTATTCTTGGGTTCACCCCCTAGCTGAACATGAGGTTCACCGACTAATAGGATTTCATTATTTCAAATTCGATATCTTTTAAAAAAGGAAACAAGATATTGTCAAGTTATATTATATTTTTAAAATAAAAAGTAAAAAAAAATAGTAGTTACAGAAAAAAAATTAAAAAAAATCTTTTTAACGTCGCCAGCAAAACACTAAACCCTAAATCCTAATCCCTAAACCCTAAATTCTAAATCCTAAACCCTTGGGTAAACCTTAAACTCTTGGATAAATCGTAAACTCTAAATAAAAACACTAAACCTTAAAACTCTAAACCCTAAACCCTTGAGATTTTAGTGTTTAGTGATTTTGATTTAGAGTTTAAGATTTATCCTAGAGTTTAGGGTTTACCCAAGGGTTTAGGGTTTATGCTTTAGAGTTTAGGGATTAGGATTTAGGGTTTAATGTTTCGCTGACGACGTTAAAAATATTTTTTTTGTAATTACTACTATTTTTTTTTACCTATTAGTTTTAAAATGATAATATAATTTGACAATATTTTTTTTTTTTTAAAAGATATCAAATATGAAATAACACAATCATATTGGTGGTGAACCCAAGAATAAGTCAAAAATCATTCCCAATATAAAGCAAAGTGTAAAACAGGTTTTTTGTTGGAAGTAATTTAACATTTAATGTAGCGTACTTATAATTAACACTGACAAGTTCTTTATCAAGCTATACTACAAATAGACATATTTTCGGCTTGTCAAATATTTTGCTCACACAAATTTTCCAAAAAGCCTTCTATCTGAAACCAACTAATTGTGATTTGACGACGTTTTATTCAATTAACTGTAATCTATTTTATTTTTCTTTTAATGACGTACTAAGTGAAACTCCGCGCGCGCCTTGCAGAGATGAAAACACAAAATAAATATTGTATATTCAAATTACTTTTATATTTTATTATTTATTTTGTATTTACTACGTATTACGAAATAATAAATATATTGAATAACTGAGAAATGAGTAACTACTATGTATATACTTAAATTGGAGTAATCACATAAATTAAAATAATTCCTCTTGTTTATTTACAATAATTTTTACTCGTAAATAAATAAAAACAATCTTTTTTATTTATTTTATATGTAATATTATTAAATTTAAATGATATTGACATAGATATATACTACATTTTAATATAGATATTTATTAATTCAGGCTCCCTACTCATATAATTTTATTAATATTTGTATATTTTTTGTACCAAAAAATTAAATCATTAATCACAAAATTTTCAGTGTGAGATTTTAATAATTTTAGTAATTTTAGTCATTTTTCAATCTAAATTTCAAATTAAAATATTAAGGTCTCAATACTTTTGCGATAAATTTTTTGAAATTAACATATTTATGTATTTTATATGGTATATAGTTTAATTTTAATATTATTAAATATATATCTGAATATCTATTAAATGAAACTTCTAATTCATATGATTTATTTCATTTGTATCTTGTTGTAACAAAAAAAGATAAACCATTGAACACATTTTTTTAATGTGAGACTTTTAACAATATTAGTAATTTATAGTCGTTTTTAAATTGTTAATATATAACATATAAGAATTAATAATATGATTGTTTAGTTTCTCTTAAGAATATAAAATTAAACAAAAATGATGAAGGATACAAAAATTGTTATCAAATCTTTATTATTTAAAATTATTAATTATCATATATATGTTAATCATATTAGGTAATTCTGTAGTTTTTATTTAAGAAAAGAAATGAGAATATTTTTTGTACACTAATAAATAATGTTATATTTAATTTTTTTAACATTGTTTAATTATGCTATTACAAACTATGAGAAATGTTACATAGATGATACTACATCCAACAATTCTACCAGTCTTATTAGGATTCGCGTCTGATTGCACCATCCTGAGCCGCCCTATGAAATCCATTCTTGGTGGTACTCCTTGCGCCATGCGGAAGATCTCTTGTAAGCATTTTCTCCAATATTCTGCATAATCCGCCTTCACCGGGGATTGAAACTCGGACCTCATAGTGTAGAAGTATTAATGAACCATTGGTCAAACCACTGGACTAAGGGAGCTTCGCTTTTTTATATTTAATTTAATAAAAGGTATAATATATATTTAGATGAACCAACTAATTTTTGTAAGGATTCTAAAAATCATCTTAGTGATGACACGTGGTTACAAAAAAATGTTGTAATGCTCCTCAACTAATATAAGGATTATTCAATTAACTGTAATCGATTTTCCTTCTCTTTTCCATTCACGTCTGTTGTTAAAACTCAAATAATTTTAAGCTCTTTTCATTCCAACTCTTTAACCAGCCATATTAATGGATACTGACGGTCACAATGCAATCTTGTTTCATTTCCGGCACCAGCGTTGACTAATATATTCTTTCGCGTGTTCTCAACACCAATTTACATATGCAAGGTTCGATTTCTTCAACAATTAATTACCTTCAACTAATTTTATATAAAACCCTAAACAATCTGCCTTCATCTCCCATTTTCTCAGCTTCTGATGAAGAAATCTGGCCAGACCTCCTTCTCTCCCACATAGGTATTGAAGGCGGTGGAAAATCGACTTATGGTGGTAGAATTCATGCTAGTGGTTACGGAAATGAAACTGATAAAGGTGATGACGTGGGTGGAGGTGGAGGTGAGTATGAAGGTGCTGCTGAAAGTGAAAGCATTCATGGAGGTGGTGGATGATTATCATGTGGAAGGTCTTATGTGTTAGATTCAGGCTAATTATAGGCTTCCAACTTAAAACTAATTGGTGATAAGTGGATTGATACATCTATCTTATATATTGTTTAGGATCTCTTCCAACTACCAATGTGTGACACTTTGTGTCTAATACGCATCTTAGAGATGATGACTTTTTAGACGTCAATCTTGGAATGTTCGGGCAAGGATCGATGAGCCAACTTTGGGCCAGATCAATGTAGATCGGGTTTGATTGTTTGAACTTGGCTCTGATACTATGTTAGATTCAGGTTTATTATGGGCTTCCAACTTAAAACCAATTGATGATAAGTGGATTGACACATTTATCTTATATATTGCTTAGGATCTCTTCCAACTACCAATGTGGGACACTTTGTGTCTAATATTATGGTGGTATCGAGTGGTGCTTACGGATGCGGTGAAGGAGGAGGAGCCGGAGGTGAGGTGGATCAACTGTTGGAGGGTATAGAGGAAGTTGTGGTGGAGGAAGTAGCGGCAGAGGAGACAAGATGGAACTCATGGAAATGGTTATAAAAGTGGTGGTAGTGAAGAAGGTGAATAGAATAGAGAATATGACAGTGGTGTGTCCATATCTATCATTAAACTTACCTTAACCACTTATGCACTATCCAGATCTACAATTCAAAAAACAAACTCAACGCGTTTTCTCTTATCCCCGAAAAATCTAGGTTTTCTGGTGGTAGTGCTTAGTAAACGGTGAAGGAGGAGGATCAGAGGTGGTGGATGAGCAGCATGAAGGTACGAATGAGGTGGCGGTGGAGGAAGTGGCAGAGCTGGAGCTCATGGAGGTGGTGATAACGAAGGTGGATATGGCGGAAAATATGATAGTGTTGGTGTCCACATCCACTATTAGCTTGACACAAGTAAGAGCTGAAACGAAAATGACTTGCTCATTAGCCTAACCCTTTTTCTCTCAATGAAAACTTTGACGACAACACATATAACCCTAGCTACACAATATTATAACCTCACTTATTACAACCAAAACTATGACCACACTACCCACTAATCTGCTACCCGCGAATTCTCAGACCATGATCACTGACCCTAATCTTTCTTCTCTCTACAACAACCCCGATCACAACACTTTTAACCCTGAACACACCAACTCTGACCATAATCTCAGTTCTCACAACCCAAACCATGATCACACCACCCACCATTATGCTATCAACAAGCCTCTGACCACATGATCACTGACCAACTTTTTTTCTCAACCACAACCCTGACCACAACACCTTTAATCATGACCACACCAACACTGCCATATCTCTCTTCTCTCCTCTCGTCTCTATTTTTCGTTAGTTTTAGGGGTATTTTAGTCTAATTAATGACTTTTCTTCTTAAAGTATACTTCCATTTCAAAGTACTTTAACATGTTAAAAAAATACTTCCTAAAGTATTTTAAAGTGTAATGCTCTCGTCTTTTTATTGACCACGTATATTCTTCCAAGAAAAAAAAAGGTGATCGATCATTAAGTGGTTTTCCAACCACGTGTCGGCATTCCATTTTATCAATTTCTTTTTTCTTTTTCTTTACTTTCTCATCGCTTCTCGCCGTGATCTCCGTCTGCGAAAGGATCCAAACCGACGACGGACGAAACCCACCATCGACGTCTCCTCCATCTTCTCCGTCAGAAGAAGAATCGAAATCCACGACCAACGACGACTCTCTCTATCCTCACGGTGTCTCCTCCGTCAGAAGAAGGATCGAAACCCACCACAATCCACAAACGAACTTTT
The DNA window shown above is from Brassica oleracea var. oleracea cultivar TO1000 chromosome C3, BOL, whole genome shotgun sequence and carries:
- the LOC106332003 gene encoding uncharacterized protein LOC106332003, which encodes MGVVVIDGSTVRSFVEDEEQFKKTIDEGFAALDLNNDGVLSRSELRKTFESMRLLESHFGVDVVTPQEELTSLYDSIFEKFDTDQSGSVDREEFRSEMKKIVLAIADGLGSCPITMALDDDDDNLLKKAADLEASKLEKKAS
- the LOC106333808 gene encoding uncharacterized protein LOC106333808 codes for the protein MGNCFSITDASEKILKALPVETAFKFPSPLPTFTQGGRFANGTIDLGGLEVSQVPTFNKVWSTYEGGPNNLGVSFFEPSSVPTGFSILGYYAQPNNRQLFGWVLVAKDLSSNNTLKPPVDYTLVGNTESLMIKQDGPGYFWQPVAPDGYQAVGLIVTNSSQKPPLDKVRCVRSDLTEQCEADTSIWESNGVKVSTLRPTIRGTQATGVCVGTFTWQPQNTSPPSLSCLKNKKLDFSTMPNGSQTGVLSNTYSPLIYLHPDEEYLPSSVNWYFSNGALLYKRGEESNPNPIEPNGANLPQGGANDGSYWLDLPIDKKGKERVKKGDLQSTQAYLHIKPMLGATFTDIAIWVFYPFNGPARAKVKLITLPLWRIGEHIGDWEHVTLRISNFNGELWRVFLSQHSGGEWIDACDLEFQEGGGSNKPVAYASLHGHAMYPKPGLVLQGNDGVGIRNDTAKSKKVFDTGLGYEVIAAESGGEGGGVVEPPWVNYFRKWGPKIDYSVEDDVKRIERFLFGALKRAFVNLVKKIPDEVYGEDGPTGPKLKGNWAGDEK